The window TCCAGCGCTCGCTGACCCCGGTGTTCGTGGACATCGACCCGGTCACCTTCTGCATGGACCCGGTGGCGGCCGAGGCCGCGATCACCCCGCGCACCAAGGCGATCGTGGTCGTGCACCTGCACGGTCTGCCGGCCGACATGACCGCCTTCCGGGCACTGGCCGCCCGCCACGGGCTGCTGCTGATCGAGGACGCCGCCCAGTCCCACGCGGCGACCTATCAGGGCGCCCGTACCGGCTCGCTCGGCGACATCGCCACCTTCAGCCTCAACGTGGTGAAGAACCTGCCGACCTGCGGCGAGGGCGGGCTGGTCACCACCAACTCCGCCGACCTGCACCGCGAGGTGGAGCTGCGCCGGCAGTTCGGCGAGAAGCTCCAGGGCGCCAGGGAGCGCGACTACCGCTCGCGGATGCTCGCCGGGAACGAGAAGCTCAGCGCCGTGCAGGCCGCGTTCGCCCGCGCCCAGCTGGCCCGCCTCGACGAGTACCACGAGGCGCGCACCCGCAACGTCGAGGCCTTCCTCGACCGGATCCGGCACCTGCCGGGCCTGCTGGTCCCGCACACCCCGGCCGACCGCACGCACGCCTGGCACATCCTGCGGCTGCGCTTCGACCCGGCCGCGATGGGCCACGCCGGGGTGGCACCGGGCGCGATGCGCTCGATCCTGCACCGCGCGCTGCGGGCCGAGGGCGTTCCCGCGCAGCCGTACCAGCTGGTGCCGCTGCCCGGCCAGCCCGCCTTCCGCGAACTGGGTTACCGGGCCGAGGACTTCCCGGTCACCTGCGAGGTGATCGAAGACTCGCTGACCCTGCAGCGCTGGCACCTCAACCCGGCCTCCGGTCCGGTGCTCCAGCGCATCGCGGACGGCTTCGAGAAGGTCTGGGGTCACCTGGACACGCTCGGTGCGGCCGCCGCCGGCCTGGACTACCGGCCCGTGTGGGCGACCGCGCAGAAGGCGGGGGTCTGACATGGCCACCGCCATCGGCACCCGGTCCACCGAGGAGCTGGCCGAGGTCGTCCGGGAGCAGATCCTGGAGATGGGCCTCAGCGAGCACGGTACGCACATCGGCGGCAGCCTCTCGGCGGCCGACGTGATGACACTGCTCTACAACGAGGTGCTGCGGCTGCGCCCGGAGGAGCCCGAGTGGGCCGACCGGGACCGCTTCATCCTCAGCAAGGGTCACGCCTCCGCCGCCCTGTATGCGGTGCTCGCGGCCCGCGGCTTCCTGCCCGTCGAGGAGCTCGCCCAGTACGGGGTCTCCGGTGGCCGGCTGGCCGGCCACCCGCTGCGCCGGCTGCCCGGTGTGGAGTTCCCCTCGGGTTCGCTGGGCCACGGCCTGTCGCTCGGTGTCGGCAGTGCCGTCGCCGCTCGCCGCCAGGGCCGCCCCAGCCGGGTCTTCGTCCTGATGGGCGACGGGGAGATC is drawn from Streptomyces sp. NBC_01232 and contains these coding sequences:
- a CDS encoding transketolase, with the translated sequence MATAIGTRSTEELAEVVREQILEMGLSEHGTHIGGSLSAADVMTLLYNEVLRLRPEEPEWADRDRFILSKGHASAALYAVLAARGFLPVEELAQYGVSGGRLAGHPLRRLPGVEFPSGSLGHGLSLGVGSAVAARRQGRPSRVFVLMGDGEIQEGSVWEAAMSAAHLRLDNLVGIVDRNRLQITGHTEERMGLEPLADKWRSFGWDTVEVDGHDLDALRAVFAALPAPSGRPTMVIAETVKGKGVPLFEDKKKSHSVKLSPNLHRRALGGLRARSRRNP
- a CDS encoding DegT/DnrJ/EryC1/StrS family aminotransferase is translated as MSKLAMFGGTRTVTAQDADPSLIAWPVVTDAERESALRVFDSGQFTSNNTNGEVQLLEREWAEYVGAAHCAAVSNGTAAIELALAAAGIEPGAEVLVPAFTFIASAIGPVQRSLTPVFVDIDPVTFCMDPVAAEAAITPRTKAIVVVHLHGLPADMTAFRALAARHGLLLIEDAAQSHAATYQGARTGSLGDIATFSLNVVKNLPTCGEGGLVTTNSADLHREVELRRQFGEKLQGARERDYRSRMLAGNEKLSAVQAAFARAQLARLDEYHEARTRNVEAFLDRIRHLPGLLVPHTPADRTHAWHILRLRFDPAAMGHAGVAPGAMRSILHRALRAEGVPAQPYQLVPLPGQPAFRELGYRAEDFPVTCEVIEDSLTLQRWHLNPASGPVLQRIADGFEKVWGHLDTLGAAAAGLDYRPVWATAQKAGV